The Gasterosteus aculeatus chromosome 8, fGasAcu3.hap1.1, whole genome shotgun sequence genome has a window encoding:
- the LOC144411479 gene encoding uncharacterized protein LOC144411479, producing the protein MSNSSSPSVQEAAAPCQPSSSSSSSSSPSSSSSSSSTADYSGYLEADPDPESLFPVTQASLLSRRLLRSRSHASRPYVRRKREMVPTDKKDSAYWDKRLKNNEAAKRSRERRRLSERLLEGQLLALSEENAQLRARVLGTGHCGVPRAFATSGAPVCASPGSPRPVHSAALFQPRLWGGNGGGGGPACAAVHPFEAEMLPRVGGFAPHGYYSCGAPRCVSPLFGPGAAALDGGRSARAAEMDAQRHVSSSDDVHKSTEAPGQLRHASILSRGNWLVPPLSPSAVSCNNFLLPWRSSYGVPAAVYPDLPLYIRETRGQGVGVEALMSRSPAVPTPLKMHRSPDAR; encoded by the coding sequence ATGTCCAACTCGAGCAGCCCCAGCGTGCAGGAGGCGGCTGCTCCTTGCCAgccttcctcgtcctcttcctcgtcctcttccccctcctcctcctcctcctcctcctccaccgccgaCTACAGCGGATACCTGGAGGCCGATCCGGACCCGGAGTCCCTCTTCCCGGTGACGCAGGCCTCCCTGCTGAGCCGCCGTCTTCTGCGCTCGCGGAGCCACGCGAGTCGCCCCTACGTGCGCCGCAAGAGGGAGATGGTACCCACGGACAAGAAAGATTCCGCCTACTGGGACAAGCGACTCAAGAACAACGAGGCGGCCAAGCGGTcccgggagaggaggaggctgagcGAGCGGCTGCTGGAGGGCCAGCTGCTGGCTCTGAGCGAGGAGAACGCGCAGCTGCGGGCCCGCGTCCTCGGCACGGGGCACTGCGGGGTCCCGAGAGCCTTTGCGACATCCGGCGCACCGGTTTGCGCTTCGCCCGGGTCACCTCGACCGGTCCACTCGGCCGCCCTCTTCCAGCCACGACTCTGGGGCGgcaacggcggcggcggcggcccggcTTGCGCTGCCGTCCACCCATTTGAGGCCGAGATGCTGCCGCGCGTCGGGGGTTTCGCTCCGCACGGTTACTACAGCTGCGGCGCGCCGCGATGCGTCTCGCCCCTCTTCGGGCCGGGAGCTGCAGCGCTGGACGGCGGGAGGTCAGCGAGGGCAGCCGAGATGGATGCCCAGCGACACGTGTCCTCCAGCGACGACGTCCACAAGTCCACCGAGGCGCCGGGCCAGCTGCGCCACGCGTCCATCCTGTCGCGTGGGAACTGGCTGGTGCCGCCTCTGAGTCCCTCGGCGGTGTCGTGCAATAACTTTCTGCTACCCTGGCGGTCGTCCTACGGGGTCCCAGCGGCCGTGTACCCAGACCTGCCTCTCTACATACGGGAGACACGGGGCCAGGGCGTCGGCGTGGAGGCTCTCATGAGCCGCTCGCCGGCGGTGCCGACTCCCCTGAAGATGCACCGCAGTCCTGATGCACGCTAA